In Leuconostocaceae bacterium ESL0723, the following proteins share a genomic window:
- a CDS encoding GNAT family N-acetyltransferase, whose protein sequence is MQFEPARSTDQTAILDLEQTILDDMDVPAYQVIGKRATQAAVREASLIDPDSHYGYRHALVARQDDGTVVGVAFGYPAQYEVELDQTLQAIVADRYDYHDWVFLDREGQGEEWYLDSIVVSDQARGQGVGGQLLNYAAQAAGQAGFKIIGLNVDDLNPRAKKLYLAQGFEFDKKVQIGSHSYSHLQRKL, encoded by the coding sequence ATGCAATTCGAACCGGCGCGGTCAACTGACCAAACCGCGATTTTAGACTTAGAACAGACGATTTTAGATGACATGGACGTGCCCGCTTACCAGGTCATTGGTAAGCGGGCGACCCAGGCGGCCGTTAGAGAGGCTTCCCTGATAGACCCAGATAGCCACTACGGTTATCGGCACGCTCTAGTTGCCCGTCAAGACGATGGGACCGTAGTCGGGGTCGCCTTTGGTTATCCGGCTCAGTACGAAGTTGAGTTGGACCAAACCCTGCAAGCGATCGTAGCTGATCGTTACGATTATCATGATTGGGTCTTTCTTGACCGAGAAGGGCAGGGAGAAGAGTGGTACCTCGATTCGATTGTCGTTAGTGACCAGGCCCGCGGCCAAGGCGTTGGGGGTCAGCTACTAAACTATGCTGCCCAAGCGGCTGGCCAGGCCGGCTTCAAGATTATTGGTTTAAACGTTGATGATTTGAACCCACGGGCCAAGAAGTTATATTTGGCCCAGGGCTTTGAATTTGATAAAAAAGTCCAAATTGGCAGCCATTCATACAGCCATCTCCAAAGGAAACTTTAA
- a CDS encoding HU family DNA-binding protein, which yields MANKQELIDSVAKKTGLTKKDADKAVGAVLDSISEALQKGEKVQLIGFGNFEVRERAARKGRNPRTKEEIQIPASKVPAFKPGKALKDAVK from the coding sequence ATGGCTAACAAACAAGAATTGATCGATTCAGTAGCTAAGAAGACTGGATTAACTAAGAAGGATGCTGACAAGGCAGTTGGCGCAGTGTTGGACTCAATCTCAGAAGCCTTGCAAAAGGGTGAGAAGGTTCAATTGATTGGCTTTGGTAACTTCGAAGTACGTGAGCGCGCAGCTCGTAAGGGTCGCAACCCACGGACTAAGGAAGAAATCCAAATCCCTGCATCAAAGGTTCCCGCATTCAAGCCTGGTAAGGCTTTGAAGGATGCAGTCAAGTAA
- a CDS encoding energy-coupling factor transporter transmembrane component T — protein sequence MNASQKLILVLLLSLELAFTQSATLNLIVVGVCLVAMVVARVSWRRLLFYLGVAVIPVLGTFLSFWFYGSGNAASNGHIAWVMSTRLLAFISLGAWFAQTVNPYVLMTALEQNFKLSPTFVYGILGALNFLPKFKTALKNVLAVAQMRGQSLHVWSPTLYAKALIQSLAWSENLAQAMTAHGFQEGAPRTHYRQDRLPLLGWLIMALILVLVQLAVFQGHWW from the coding sequence ATGAATGCCTCGCAAAAACTAATCTTGGTACTCCTACTTTCCCTGGAGTTGGCCTTTACCCAGTCGGCGACCTTGAACCTCATTGTCGTGGGGGTGTGTTTGGTGGCCATGGTGGTTGCCCGGGTTAGCTGGCGCCGGTTGCTCTTTTATCTGGGTGTGGCCGTGATCCCAGTTTTGGGAACGTTTTTATCCTTCTGGTTCTATGGCTCCGGCAACGCTGCCAGCAATGGGCACATTGCCTGGGTGATGAGCACCCGTTTACTGGCCTTCATCAGCCTGGGAGCCTGGTTTGCCCAGACCGTTAATCCCTACGTTTTGATGACGGCCCTGGAGCAAAATTTCAAGCTATCGCCAACCTTTGTATATGGCATTCTAGGGGCTTTGAATTTCCTGCCCAAGTTTAAAACCGCTTTGAAAAATGTCTTGGCGGTGGCCCAGATGCGTGGTCAGAGTTTGCACGTTTGGTCACCGACCCTCTATGCCAAGGCCTTGATTCAGTCCCTGGCCTGGTCGGAAAACCTGGCCCAGGCGATGACGGCCCATGGTTTTCAGGAGGGCGCACCACGAACGCATTACCGCCAAGACCGGTTACCACTGTTAGGTTGGTTGATTATGGCCTTGATTTTGGTCTTAGTCCAACTCGCTGTTTTCCAAGGTCACTGGTGGTGA
- a CDS encoding glycosyltransferase family 2 protein — MIVRQHVPRLGLILPAYNEEEVLKTTLTKLKIIRSEMIKAGKITDDSFIMFVDDGSKDRTWPLIREAQSRDQNILGVKLSRNFGHQSALLAGMTEANKLADAVITLDADLQDSPNVISEMVDRYNEGYDIVYGVRSSRKKDTWFKRNTAMAFYKLAGFLGVEIIPNHADFRLMSKVSVDALLALPERNVFLRAMVPLLGYPSTEVFYERGVRNGGKTKYPLKKMLSFAVDGITSFSVKPIRFLFDLGVLVVGIAGVQILYTLVQKMLGHAQAGWSSLMISIWLLGGLNLVAIGVVGIYIGKIFTEVKQRPRFQIENVAGNKAPNIQKDVSIYDASTEGHSAVGN, encoded by the coding sequence ATGATTGTCAGGCAACACGTACCCAGGCTGGGACTGATTTTACCAGCCTACAACGAAGAAGAAGTCTTAAAGACCACCCTAACGAAGTTAAAAATTATTCGTTCAGAGATGATTAAGGCTGGTAAAATCACCGATGATAGCTTTATCATGTTTGTTGACGACGGTTCTAAGGACCGGACCTGGCCATTGATTCGCGAGGCTCAAAGCCGAGACCAGAACATCTTGGGGGTTAAGCTCTCCCGTAACTTTGGTCACCAGTCAGCGCTGCTAGCTGGGATGACTGAAGCCAACAAGCTCGCCGACGCTGTCATCACCCTGGATGCCGACTTGCAGGACAGTCCAAATGTGATTTCTGAAATGGTGGACCGCTACAATGAAGGTTACGACATTGTCTATGGCGTCCGTTCCAGCCGGAAAAAGGATACCTGGTTCAAGCGCAACACGGCCATGGCCTTCTATAAGTTGGCCGGTTTCCTCGGTGTTGAAATTATCCCTAACCACGCTGACTTTCGCTTAATGAGCAAGGTTTCAGTGGACGCCCTGTTAGCTTTACCCGAACGCAATGTCTTTTTGCGGGCGATGGTACCCCTCTTGGGTTACCCCTCTACTGAAGTCTTCTACGAGCGTGGTGTCCGTAACGGTGGTAAGACCAAGTATCCACTTAAGAAGATGCTTAGTTTCGCCGTTGATGGAATCACCAGCTTCAGTGTTAAGCCAATCCGTTTCCTCTTTGACCTCGGGGTCTTAGTAGTTGGGATTGCCGGTGTACAAATTTTGTACACCCTGGTTCAAAAAATGCTGGGCCACGCCCAGGCTGGTTGGTCATCTTTGATGATTTCCATCTGGCTGCTGGGTGGTTTGAATTTGGTCGCTATTGGCGTAGTTGGGATTTACATCGGTAAGATCTTTACCGAAGTTAAGCAACGTCCCCGTTTCCAAATTGAAAATGTGGCCGGTAATAAGGCTCCTAACATTCAAAAAGATGTTTCAATTTACGACGCTAGTACTGAAGGCCACTCGGCCGTTGGTAATTAA
- the rpsA gene encoding 30S ribosomal protein S1, which produces MSDTNNELLAALESADQIKVGDVVTGEVLAIDNDNQAVIGLHTGEEGVVPAREYSDDRNLNLADDLKVGDTLETVVVSNVSSDKDGVSYLLSKKRLEARKAWEHLNFAEGDVVDAKVINAVRGGLIVDVDGIRGFVPASMVAERFVSDLNQFKGQDIKAEVIEIDPAKARLILSRKAVAAQERAEKLAEAFDRLNVGDVVEGKVARLTDFGAFVDLGGIDGLVHVSEISHERVKDPADVLTKGETVKVKILALDQERGRISLSIKATQPGPWDEVAEKAPAGTVLEGTVKRVKDFGAFVEIFPGIEGLVHVSQISHKRVENPADVLKSGDKVKVQVLDVKPAEERISLSMKALEEKPANQRDRHEDNRGASRADVAAFQQDDEGGATLGDIFGDKL; this is translated from the coding sequence ATGAGTGATACGAACAACGAGCTATTAGCGGCTCTCGAAAGTGCTGATCAAATTAAGGTAGGGGATGTTGTTACTGGCGAAGTGCTGGCAATTGACAACGACAACCAGGCCGTGATTGGTTTGCATACCGGTGAAGAAGGAGTTGTGCCAGCGCGTGAGTACTCTGACGATCGGAATCTGAACTTGGCCGACGACTTGAAGGTCGGTGATACTCTCGAAACTGTCGTAGTTTCAAATGTTAGCAGCGACAAGGATGGGGTTTCATACCTCCTTTCTAAGAAGCGTTTGGAAGCCCGCAAGGCTTGGGAACACCTCAACTTTGCTGAAGGTGATGTAGTTGATGCCAAGGTAATCAACGCCGTTCGCGGTGGTTTGATTGTTGACGTTGATGGCATCCGTGGCTTCGTGCCAGCTTCAATGGTCGCAGAACGTTTCGTTTCTGATTTGAACCAGTTCAAGGGACAAGACATCAAGGCTGAGGTAATCGAAATCGACCCTGCCAAGGCCCGTTTGATTCTTTCTCGTAAGGCAGTGGCTGCCCAAGAGCGTGCTGAAAAGTTAGCTGAAGCCTTCGACCGCCTCAACGTAGGTGATGTTGTTGAAGGTAAGGTTGCCCGCCTGACTGACTTCGGGGCCTTTGTTGACCTCGGTGGTATTGATGGTTTGGTACACGTTTCTGAAATTTCCCACGAACGGGTTAAGGATCCAGCCGATGTCTTGACTAAGGGCGAAACTGTCAAGGTTAAGATTTTGGCCTTGGATCAGGAACGCGGACGGATTTCACTGTCAATCAAGGCTACGCAGCCTGGTCCTTGGGACGAGGTTGCTGAAAAGGCCCCAGCTGGTACGGTTCTGGAAGGAACTGTTAAGCGGGTTAAGGACTTTGGTGCCTTTGTTGAGATCTTCCCTGGTATCGAAGGCTTGGTTCACGTTTCTCAAATTTCACACAAGCGGGTTGAAAATCCAGCTGACGTGTTGAAGTCTGGGGACAAGGTTAAGGTTCAGGTGTTGGATGTTAAACCTGCTGAAGAGCGGATTTCTCTATCCATGAAGGCTTTGGAAGAAAAGCCTGCCAACCAACGTGATCGTCATGAGGATAACCGCGGTGCTTCCCGTGCCGATGTTGCAGCCTTCCAGCAAGACGATGAAGGTGGCGCAACGCTTGGTGACATCTTCGGTGATAAGCTATAA
- a CDS encoding alpha/beta hydrolase, which yields MTKQLILTLAGTALLVAILGGGGLYLATQAQPPKINPAETTPTFYLHGYGGSANSTKNMIAYARKHYGATQVIVARVDAKGQVSFNHPWTASTKRPIIQVVYENNRNSDFKTAGTWFKNVVAKTADEYHFKKFNVVAHSMGNLSLMYYLADYGQDQRLPQLARYVALAGHFDGIRAIDDPVHQNYLLPDGRPAIIHSYYQYLLDHQDQFPKNQIDILNIYGDLDDGSDSDGSVTNVSSQSLAYLVGDRARSYQEKAIHGADGQHSRLHENTTVDQFVGNFLWPN from the coding sequence ATGACGAAACAACTAATCCTCACGCTGGCGGGCACTGCCTTGCTGGTGGCCATTTTGGGTGGAGGAGGTTTGTACCTAGCCACCCAGGCCCAGCCACCTAAGATTAATCCGGCAGAGACGACGCCGACCTTTTACCTACACGGCTATGGTGGCAGTGCTAATTCCACTAAGAATATGATTGCCTATGCCAGGAAACACTATGGGGCTACCCAGGTGATTGTGGCCCGGGTGGATGCCAAGGGCCAGGTTAGTTTTAACCATCCCTGGACGGCTAGTACCAAGCGCCCGATTATTCAGGTGGTTTATGAAAATAACCGGAATTCTGACTTTAAAACTGCGGGGACCTGGTTTAAGAACGTGGTGGCTAAGACTGCCGACGAGTATCATTTCAAAAAGTTCAACGTGGTCGCCCACTCGATGGGCAATCTCAGTCTGATGTACTATCTGGCGGATTATGGTCAGGACCAGCGCCTGCCCCAATTAGCTCGTTACGTGGCCCTGGCTGGGCATTTTGATGGCATTCGGGCCATTGATGATCCCGTCCATCAAAACTACCTGCTTCCTGATGGCCGGCCGGCCATTATTCATTCCTACTACCAGTACCTGTTGGACCACCAGGATCAGTTCCCTAAAAACCAGATTGATATCCTAAATATTTATGGTGATTTGGATGATGGCAGTGATTCTGATGGCTCGGTGACCAACGTTTCTAGTCAATCGCTGGCCTACCTAGTAGGGGACCGGGCCCGCTCTTACCAGGAAAAAGCAATTCATGGCGCAGATGGTCAGCACAGCCGCCTGCATGAGAATACTACGGTTGATCAATTTGTTGGTAACTTCTTGTGGCCTAATTAA
- a CDS encoding glycosyltransferase family 39 protein has protein sequence MKKTRRVDWYLVGILVISAFLFGWGIWDAGSANSYYTAAITSMVQSWHNFWYGSLDPAGFITVDKPPVALWFMAISAKIFGVHGWSVVLPSVLAGIASVYLMYKLIAPKFGLWAGRIAALVMALTPTVVANERTNNMDAILVFFLLLAVYVLTKAVAKKNFWLVLLSFAIVGISFNVKMLQAFMILPAMLVFYWIAIKVPWKKRLAWLAAGMVSLGVFTLAYPMSVDSVNKADRPYIGSSQTDSLMELAFGYNGSERLLGQSTGTGGAFPGMGNKKKTTTTRNNNTNNTNNANNTNNQNATNNNQAGAPGQAGGQGGGQMPAGGPGGQGGQRPTGNGGPGRMNGRRGGMGGGGMGSAFAIGNPGPFRLFQVDLGSQIGWFLPLSILGTLAGLIAYRRRQAKWYQLSDQQKNVVLWAGWLVPIYGFFSVASFFHPYYTIMLAPAIAALTAIGVVAAKKMLGESKKENYLAKGMITVGLVGTSALQVYYAWSYYPVLAAILVVIAVALSVWWWLPKPEKPQLRLSRMILSALTVLVLPAWWALTPTIAHSSAQIPFAGPSLLSQKSSGMAGGMGSSVDTKLLDYTEKHQGNAKYLFGVSDASTASGYIIKSGKAVMALGGFNGTDPTMTLNQFKKLVAEGQIKYFVIGGRGKSSTGQIGKILTWVEENGKKVNYDGSSTSTTSTTTNNTRQGGGMGMMGGNQSSSLYDLSNADTSK, from the coding sequence ATGAAAAAAACAAGGCGGGTTGACTGGTATCTCGTAGGGATACTGGTCATCAGCGCATTCTTATTTGGATGGGGTATCTGGGATGCCGGTAGTGCGAATAGCTACTACACGGCGGCCATTACCTCCATGGTTCAAAGCTGGCATAACTTCTGGTATGGATCCCTTGATCCAGCCGGCTTCATTACAGTCGACAAGCCACCAGTTGCCCTTTGGTTCATGGCCATCTCAGCCAAGATCTTTGGGGTCCATGGTTGGTCGGTGGTCTTGCCCAGTGTCTTAGCTGGGATTGCTTCAGTTTATCTAATGTATAAGCTGATTGCGCCTAAGTTTGGTCTCTGGGCAGGACGGATTGCCGCCCTGGTGATGGCACTTACCCCTACGGTAGTTGCCAACGAACGGACCAACAACATGGATGCCATCCTGGTCTTCTTCCTGCTTCTGGCAGTGTATGTTTTGACCAAGGCCGTGGCGAAGAAGAATTTCTGGTTAGTCTTACTAAGCTTTGCCATTGTGGGCATCAGCTTTAACGTTAAGATGCTCCAGGCCTTCATGATTTTGCCAGCCATGCTGGTCTTCTACTGGATTGCCATCAAGGTTCCTTGGAAGAAGCGGCTGGCCTGGTTGGCCGCCGGCATGGTTTCTCTGGGTGTATTCACCCTGGCTTATCCAATGTCAGTTGACTCCGTCAACAAGGCTGACCGTCCTTACATTGGTAGTTCTCAGACCGATTCCTTGATGGAACTGGCCTTTGGCTACAACGGTTCTGAACGTCTCCTAGGCCAGTCAACTGGTACGGGTGGTGCTTTCCCAGGAATGGGTAACAAGAAGAAAACCACCACAACTAGGAACAACAACACTAATAATACTAACAACGCTAATAACACCAATAATCAAAACGCGACGAACAACAACCAGGCCGGTGCACCCGGTCAAGCTGGTGGTCAAGGCGGCGGTCAAATGCCTGCCGGAGGCCCTGGTGGTCAAGGAGGTCAGCGGCCAACCGGTAACGGTGGTCCTGGCCGAATGAACGGTCGTCGTGGTGGCATGGGCGGCGGTGGTATGGGCTCAGCCTTTGCCATCGGTAACCCAGGACCATTCCGTTTGTTCCAAGTTGATCTTGGTTCACAAATTGGTTGGTTCCTACCACTCTCAATCTTAGGTACTTTGGCTGGGTTGATTGCTTACCGGCGTCGCCAGGCTAAGTGGTACCAGCTGAGTGACCAGCAAAAGAACGTTGTCCTTTGGGCTGGTTGGTTAGTTCCTATTTATGGCTTCTTCTCCGTTGCTAGTTTCTTCCACCCTTACTACACGATTATGCTGGCACCCGCAATTGCGGCACTGACTGCTATCGGTGTGGTTGCGGCTAAGAAGATGCTCGGCGAGTCTAAGAAGGAGAACTACCTGGCCAAGGGTATGATTACCGTTGGTCTGGTGGGAACTTCAGCCTTGCAGGTATACTACGCCTGGTCATATTACCCAGTTTTGGCGGCTATCCTGGTTGTCATCGCTGTCGCCCTTTCAGTTTGGTGGTGGCTGCCTAAACCAGAAAAGCCTCAGCTACGCCTGTCACGGATGATTCTTTCAGCCCTGACGGTGCTGGTACTGCCAGCATGGTGGGCCCTGACGCCAACCATTGCTCACAGTTCAGCCCAGATTCCGTTTGCCGGACCTAGCCTATTGAGCCAGAAGAGCTCTGGTATGGCTGGCGGCATGGGATCAAGCGTTGATACTAAGCTCTTAGATTACACTGAAAAGCACCAGGGTAACGCCAAGTACCTCTTCGGTGTTAGTGATGCAAGTACGGCATCCGGATATATTATTAAGTCGGGTAAGGCCGTGATGGCCCTGGGTGGCTTTAACGGAACTGACCCAACCATGACCTTGAACCAGTTCAAGAAGCTGGTCGCTGAAGGACAGATTAAGTACTTCGTGATCGGCGGACGGGGCAAGTCTTCAACTGGTCAAATCGGTAAGATTTTGACCTGGGTTGAAGAAAACGGTAAGAAGGTTAACTACGACGGTTCAAGCACTAGTACCACCAGCACTACGACCAACAACACCCGTCAGGGTGGCGGTATGGGCATGATGGGTGGTAACCAGTCCTCGAGCCTTTACGACCTATCAAATGCCGATACTAGCAAGTAA
- a CDS encoding ABC transporter ATP-binding protein encodes MALSAQNLTVGYPDRPVLENVDLTLKKGDLMLLMGPSGSGKSTLLKALAGLYPQYGGQVSGVVTVDGQSVSDLPANQWAQAVTMLFQQPDQQFAMPTVKEELVFALENIEYAPEKMAARIDWALKTVGLPDFGPRQLATLSGGELQKIALAETLALGADYLILDEPFAAVDAKSRQSLQALLGDLVKAGFGIIISDHDFDGYQEIMTDFYQVKGSALVLVEPGDWTDYAKPSQTHPVPGTLPVQSTIFKQEQLSLKNGDQVILTNSDLSWAKNRITLITGPSGVGKSSLLRVLAKLQPYQGQLKLAGQEVQKIRSRIYYHQVGLVFQNPRDQFLNVTVEDELQQVQRASYQADYWDAKRIHQAVGRLGLADCGQQSVYQLSGGQQKKLQLLLMLVMAPPVLLLDEPFAGLDQDSLVQVRDIIQEVQQDLGLTIIIISHQTEVIWSLVDYHLAFSRAGLTYQGEVVS; translated from the coding sequence ATGGCTTTAAGTGCACAGAACTTAACGGTCGGTTATCCGGACCGGCCGGTTTTAGAAAATGTTGACTTAACCTTAAAAAAAGGTGACTTGATGCTATTGATGGGACCTTCCGGTAGTGGTAAGTCGACTTTGTTGAAGGCCTTGGCCGGTCTTTATCCCCAGTATGGTGGACAGGTCAGTGGGGTGGTCACCGTTGACGGCCAGTCCGTGTCTGACCTGCCGGCTAATCAATGGGCGCAAGCGGTCACCATGCTTTTCCAACAGCCTGATCAACAATTTGCCATGCCGACGGTGAAGGAAGAATTAGTCTTTGCCCTAGAAAATATTGAGTATGCGCCTGAAAAAATGGCGGCCAGGATTGATTGGGCTTTAAAAACCGTTGGCTTACCCGACTTTGGTCCCCGGCAACTGGCTACTCTGTCCGGTGGGGAATTACAGAAGATTGCCCTGGCGGAAACGCTGGCCCTGGGGGCGGATTACTTAATCCTGGATGAGCCCTTTGCGGCAGTGGACGCCAAGAGCCGGCAAAGTCTGCAAGCCTTGCTAGGGGACCTGGTTAAGGCTGGCTTTGGTATTATCATCAGCGACCATGACTTTGACGGCTACCAGGAAATCATGACTGACTTTTACCAGGTTAAAGGGTCAGCGCTGGTGCTGGTGGAGCCGGGGGACTGGACTGACTATGCCAAACCAAGTCAGACCCATCCTGTCCCAGGCACGCTGCCAGTCCAGTCAACAATCTTTAAACAGGAACAGCTGAGCCTTAAAAACGGGGACCAGGTCATTTTGACTAACAGTGATTTATCCTGGGCCAAGAACCGGATCACCCTGATTACTGGTCCTAGCGGGGTGGGGAAGTCTAGCTTGTTACGAGTGTTGGCTAAACTGCAACCTTACCAGGGTCAGCTCAAGCTAGCTGGGCAGGAAGTTCAAAAAATTCGTTCTCGGATCTATTACCATCAGGTTGGCCTGGTTTTTCAAAATCCACGGGACCAGTTTTTAAACGTAACCGTTGAAGACGAACTGCAGCAAGTACAAAGGGCTAGTTACCAGGCTGACTACTGGGATGCCAAACGAATCCACCAAGCCGTTGGGCGGCTTGGCCTAGCGGATTGTGGTCAGCAGTCGGTTTATCAGCTGTCTGGTGGTCAACAGAAGAAATTACAATTACTGTTAATGTTGGTGATGGCCCCACCAGTCTTGCTCTTGGATGAACCCTTCGCGGGTTTGGACCAGGATAGTTTGGTGCAGGTACGTGACATCATCCAGGAAGTCCAGCAGGATTTGGGCCTCACCATCATTATAATTTCCCACCAAACTGAGGTCATCTGGTCCCTGGTGGACTACCACTTGGCCTTTAGTCGGGCTGGCCTGACCTATCAGGGGGAGGTGGTTTCATGA
- the der gene encoding ribosome biogenesis GTPase Der, whose protein sequence is MAAPMVAVVGRPNVGKSTLFNRMVGERLAIVEDIPGVTRDRLYAPAEWLNYDFRLIDTGGIELGNEPFLTEIKAQVELALDEADVIVMVVSGREGLTEDDQVVAKMLYKTNKPVVLAVNKVDNPEMRADIYDFYALGLGEPYPVSGSHGIGLGDLLDAIVAHFPDEAAEQEDDAIRFSIIGEPNVGKSSIVNAMLGEDRMIVSNIEGTTRDAVDTRFVTPEGDEFVMVDTAGIRRRGKVYQKTEKYAVMRAMKAIEDSDVILMVLDAQAGIRDQDKHVAGYAHEAGKAMVIVVNKWDLIEKDTHTMTEFEESIRQQFKFLDYAPIVFVSAETGKRLDRLPDLIKKVDENHRKRIPSSTLNDVLMDAIAINPTPTDNGRRLRVYYATQVAIQPPTFVVFVNDVELMHFSYQRFLENQIRSAFDFEGTPIKIIVRQRK, encoded by the coding sequence ATGGCAGCACCCATGGTAGCGGTGGTTGGCCGACCCAATGTCGGTAAGTCCACCTTATTTAATCGAATGGTTGGTGAGCGGTTGGCCATCGTTGAAGATATTCCCGGCGTTACCCGGGACCGGCTCTATGCCCCGGCGGAGTGGTTAAACTATGATTTTCGCCTGATTGACACTGGCGGGATTGAGCTGGGGAACGAACCCTTTTTAACTGAAATTAAGGCCCAGGTTGAGTTAGCCCTGGATGAAGCCGATGTCATCGTTATGGTGGTTTCTGGACGGGAAGGCCTGACCGAGGACGACCAGGTCGTGGCTAAAATGCTCTATAAGACTAATAAGCCGGTCGTTTTGGCCGTTAATAAGGTCGATAATCCCGAGATGCGCGCTGATATCTATGATTTCTACGCCCTGGGACTGGGCGAACCTTACCCAGTTTCTGGTTCTCATGGGATTGGATTGGGTGATCTCTTGGATGCAATCGTGGCCCACTTCCCCGATGAAGCGGCTGAACAGGAAGATGATGCTATCCGCTTTAGTATTATCGGTGAGCCCAATGTCGGTAAGTCATCGATTGTCAACGCCATGCTGGGTGAGGACCGGATGATTGTCTCCAACATTGAGGGGACTACCCGCGATGCCGTTGATACCCGCTTTGTCACCCCAGAAGGGGACGAATTTGTCATGGTCGATACGGCTGGGATTCGGCGTCGCGGTAAGGTCTACCAAAAGACTGAGAAGTACGCCGTGATGCGGGCGATGAAGGCGATTGAAGACAGTGATGTCATTTTGATGGTCCTCGATGCCCAGGCCGGCATCCGTGACCAGGATAAGCACGTGGCTGGTTATGCCCACGAAGCCGGTAAGGCGATGGTCATTGTGGTCAACAAGTGGGACTTGATTGAAAAAGACACCCACACCATGACTGAGTTCGAAGAAAGTATCCGGCAGCAGTTTAAGTTCTTAGACTACGCACCGATTGTCTTTGTTTCGGCTGAGACTGGTAAGCGCCTAGACCGCCTGCCGGACTTAATTAAGAAGGTTGACGAAAACCACCGCAAGCGAATCCCATCATCGACGTTAAACGACGTTTTGATGGACGCGATTGCCATCAACCCTACACCCACTGATAACGGCCGGCGGTTGCGGGTCTATTACGCCACCCAGGTGGCTATCCAGCCGCCAACCTTTGTGGTCTTTGTCAATGATGTCGAGCTGATGCATTTTTCCTACCAGCGTTTCTTGGAAAATCAGATTCGGTCGGCCTTTGACTTTGAAGGAACCCCGATTAAAATCATCGTTCGTCAGCGGAAGTAG
- a CDS encoding ECF transporter S component, with product METQTTGSSWRWSLRDVIFLALVGIAFGLIYWLMDWVYQLSGALLGAVGLKALNDEVTLGPWMMAAPLASLLLRRVGAGLIGELLAATGEMLLGSSFGASNLLSGLVQGIGSELGFALTGYRNWQLGLWLSTLTGTVVTFAWSLIVAGYSHYQPGLLVLLFVVRFASIFLFAGVLVKAIVALLAKSQLFKL from the coding sequence ATGGAAACACAAACAACCGGAAGCAGTTGGCGCTGGTCACTGCGTGATGTTATTTTTTTGGCCCTGGTCGGCATTGCCTTTGGCCTAATATACTGGCTGATGGACTGGGTTTACCAGCTCAGTGGTGCTTTGCTCGGTGCGGTCGGCTTAAAGGCCCTTAATGATGAGGTGACCCTGGGCCCTTGGATGATGGCCGCGCCCTTGGCTTCCTTGCTGTTACGGCGGGTTGGTGCCGGCCTGATTGGTGAGTTACTGGCTGCTACTGGTGAAATGTTGCTGGGTAGTAGTTTTGGGGCTAGCAACCTGCTGTCTGGTCTGGTGCAAGGAATTGGTTCAGAATTGGGCTTTGCCCTGACTGGCTACCGGAACTGGCAGCTGGGCCTGTGGCTGTCAACTTTGACGGGTACGGTCGTGACCTTTGCCTGGTCCCTGATTGTGGCTGGTTACAGTCACTATCAACCCGGACTATTGGTGCTCTTATTTGTCGTCCGTTTTGCTTCAATCTTCTTGTTTGCTGGGGTCTTGGTCAAGGCAATTGTCGCCCTGTTGGCCAAGTCACAGCTGTTTAAACTGTAA